One window from the genome of Musa acuminata AAA Group cultivar baxijiao chromosome BXJ1-4, Cavendish_Baxijiao_AAA, whole genome shotgun sequence encodes:
- the LOC135584931 gene encoding ubiquitin carboxyl-terminal hydrolase 9-like — MTIPNSEGFFPSDSCLPRAPAEEKDIIMELIRSSEASIKEGDLYYLVSHRWWMEWQEYVDLDKSDDNSNEGIFCIPRRPGEIDNSNLLLNESVVEGNDLDLKRSLQEGEDYSLVPQDAWKKLLEWYRGGPELPRKVISEGFITKKFNVEVYPLCLQLVDGRDKSQRTLKISRMASVRELYNMVCMLFELEKEKVSIWDYYNKTKHQFLNNFDQTLEEAQLLMDQEVLLEVQDDKLWPSNVSMSSAGNELALVPLEPSRSSVTIAGGPMLSNSYSTGFRSNFLEGGNFSSSQRDTEDRDDVLNNGIKVDGQGLTGLHNLGNTCFMNSALQCLVHTPPLVDYFLQDYSEEINKENPLGMQGELAIVFGELLRKLWSSGRTSVAPRAFKAKLARFAPQFSGYNQHDSQELLAFLLDGLHEDLNRVRSKPYIEAKDADGRPDDEFAEECWQNHKARNDSIIVDVCQGQYKSTLVCPVCSKVSVTFDPFMYLSLPLPSTATRTITVTVFSGDGSSLPMPFTVTVPKNGCCKDLIQALSTASCLKHTEALVLAEVYGNRIYRYLENSFESLSNIKDEEHIVAYRLPIHHEKLLRLEILHRRAEGFLSEPRYSAHLKLLGTPLVTTLSVDSRTGADIHAAVLSVLAPLLRANALTWSHGDKSSRDSGSGPSLDSIVLSDNGIQCSEETLSTSDMELEEVHNSIPDIQLALADGKVISRSTVDVDYTVPVSRLKVVMNWSDREHEIYDFSFLEDLPEVFKSGFMSKKTRQEAITLYSCLEAFIKEEPLGPDDMWYCPRCKEHRQATKKLDLWRLPDILVVHLKRFSYSRFMKNKLDTFVNFPVHNLDLSKYVGHRESASSSLVYELYAISNHYGGLGGGHYSAFAKLLEEDSWFHFDDSHVSPVNENEIKKSAAYVLFYQRVGVESKMDVRETGISPDSSNF, encoded by the exons ATGACGATTCCTAATTCGGAGGGTTTCTTTCCGTCGGATAGCTGCTTGCCTCGCGCTCCCGCGGAAGAGAAAGATATCATAATGGAACTGATCAGATCCTCCGAAGCCAGTATCAAGGAAGGCGATCTCTACTACCTTGTCTCGCATAG ATGgtggatggaatggcaagaatatGTGGATTTAGACAAGTCTGATGACAATTCCAATGAGGGCATTTTTTGCATCCCTCGTAGGCCCGGAGAGATTGATAATTCTAAtcttttattgaatgaatcagttGTGGAAGGTAATGATTTGGATCTTAAAAGATCTTTGCAGGAAGGAGAAGACTACAGTTTGGTGCCGCAAGATGCTTGGAAGAAGCTTCTAGAATG GTACCGAGGGGGACCAGAACTACCTAGAAAAGTAATTTCTGAGGGTTTTATTACCAAGAAGTTCAATGTAGAAGTTTATCCTCTTTGTTTGCAATTAGTTGATGGAAGAGACAAGTCCCAGAGAACTTTAAAGATTAGCAGAATG GCATCAGTGCGTGAGCTTTACAACATGGTTTGCATGCTTTTTGAACTAGAGAAGGAGAAG GTTTCAATCTGGGATTATTACAACAAAACTAAGCATCAGTTTTTGAACAACTTTGATCAAACTCTTGAGGAAGCTCAGTTGCTTATGGACCAGGAG GTTCTTTTGGAGGTCCAAGATGATAAGCTTTGGCCTTCCAATGTCAGTATGAGTTCAGCTGGAAATGAATTGGCTTTGGTTCCTTTAGAACCTTCAAGGTCTTCTGTGACAATTGCTGGAGGTCCTATGTTATCTAACAGTTATTCAACTGGATTTCGCTCCAATTTTCTAGAAGGGGGCAATTTTAGTTCTTCACAGAGGGACACAGAAGATAGGGATGATGTTTTGAATAATGGAATAAAGGTTGATGGTCAAGGACTGACAGGATTGCATAACCTGGGCAATACTTGTTTTATGAACAGTGCCTTACAGTGTTTAGTGCATACACCTCCCCTTGTTGATTATTTTCTTCAAGATTACAGTGAGGAGATAAACAAGGAAAATCCCTTGGGAATGCAA GGTGAACTTGCAATTGTTTTTGGAGAATTGCTAAGGAAGTTATGGTCATCAGGACGGACATCAGTAGCACCACGTGCATTTAAAGCAAAGCTTGCTCGGTTTGCTCCTCAGTTTAGTGGATATAATCAACATGATTCTCAG GAACTTCTTGCCTTTCTATTGGATGGTCTGCATGAAGATTTAAACCGTGTAAGAAGCAAGCCTTACATAGAAGCAAAAGATGCAGATGGTCGTCCAGATGATGAATTTGCTGAGGAATGTTGGCAAAATCACAAGGCTCGAAATGACTCCATTATCGTTGATGTTTGCCAA GGCCAATATAAGTCAACATTGGTATGTCCTGTCTGCAGCAAAGTTTCTGTGACATTTGATCCTTTTATGTACTTGTCGCTGCCACTTCCTTCAACTGCCACCCGGACGATCACTGTGACTGTGTTTAGTGGTGATGGCAGCTCTCTTCCCATGCCTTTCACTGTGACAGTGCCAAAAAATGGTTGTTGCAAAGATCTAATTCAAGCACTGAGTACTGCTTCATGCCTAAAGCACACTGAGGCCTTGGTACTGGCAGAG GTTTATGGCAACCGTATATACCGCTACCTAGAGAATTCTTTTGAATCATTATCTAACATAAAAGATGAAGAGCATATTGTGGCTTACAGACTTCCTATACACCATGAGAAATTATTGAGACTAGAGATATTGCATAGGAGAGCAGAAGG ATTTTTATCAGAACCACGATATAGTGCCCATCTGAAGCTTCTTGGAACGCCACTAGTTACAACCTTGTCAGTGGATTCCAGAACTGGAGCAGATATCCATGCTGCTGTTCTTTCTGTGCTTGCTCCATTGCTGCGAGCAAATGCACTTACATGGTCACATGGGGACAAGAGTAGCAGAGACAGTGGCTCTGGGCCAAGCCTGGATTCTATTGTACTCTCGGATAATGGTATTCAGTGCTCAGAAGAGACTTTGTCAACATCAGACATGGAATTAGAAGAGGTCCATAACAGTATTCCTGACATTCAGCTTGCCTTGGCAGATGGGAAGGTCATCAGTAGAAGTACGGTTGATGTTGATTATACTGTTCCTGTATCTCGTCTAAAGGTGGTGATGAACTGGTCAGACAGAGAGCATGAAATTTATGACTTCAGTTTCCTTGAGGATCTTCCTGAAGTGTTCAAGTCTGGTTTCATGTCAAAGAAAACTCGGCAGGAGGCAATCACTTTATATTCATGCTTGGAAGCATTTATAAAAGAAGAACCTCTAGGGCCTGATGATATGTG GTACTGCCCTAGGTGCAAGGAACACAGGCAGGCAACTAAGAAGCTTGACTTATGGAGGTTGCCAGATATTTTGGTTGTTCACTTGAAACGATTTTCTTACAGCCGATTTATGAAAAACAAACTTGACACATTTGTGAACTTCCCTGTGCATAACCTTGATTTAAGCAAATATGTTGGGCACAGGGAAAGTGCTTCAAGTTCTCTTGTTTATGAACTCTATGCAATAAGCAACCACTATGGTGGCTTAGGTGGGGGTCACTACTCTGCTTTTGCAAAG CTACTTGAAGAAGACAGCTGGTTTCATTTCGATGATAGTCATGTTTCCCCTGTAAACGAAAATGAAATCAAGAAATCAGCAGCCTATGTCCTGTTCTATCAGCGAGTTGGAGTTGAGTCCAAGATGGATGTCAGGGAAACAGGGATCAGCCCAGATTCCTCAAATTTTTAA